In Caulobacter segnis ATCC 21756, the sequence CTTGAGCCGCGTTGGCGACAGCGCTTGGCCGGCGGCGGGCGCGATCCCGCCGAAATAGGGTGGGGCGCCAGACAGGCTCTAGGCCTCCCCCTTGCCGCCTCCAGACCGCTGGAACAGTTGGAAGGTCCGTAGGAGCGCCAAGTGCGCGCTGTCGGCGTGGTGGCCGCTGGGCGCGACGAAGGCGTGGCCGGCTTCGTAGAGATAGATCGGCAGGTCTGGATGGATCTCGCGAATGGCCTCGATGTCGGCCAGAGGGATCATCGGATCGGTCTTGCCGAAGTGCAGGATGGTCGGCGTCTTCGGCGTCTCGTCCTTGTAGGCGGCGATGTCACCGCCATAGAAGGCCGACACGGCGCTGAGGCCTTCGCAGCGGCAGGCGGCCAGCCAGGCCGTCGTGCCGCCATAGCAGAAGCCCATGGCGAACACGGGGCCTTCCATCGCCTCGATCGCGGTCTGCACCCGGGGCAGGGTCGAGACGCCCCACCCGGTCAGCCGGCCCATCTCCATGCGCGCGTCCAGGATCTCCGGCTTGGTGTCATGGTCGGGGAAGTCGGCGTCGGCCGCGTCGATCAACGAGGGTGCGATCACCTCGTAGCCTTGCTCGGCCAGCCGGCCCGACAGCTCGCGGATATGCGGGGTGACGCCCCAGATGGCGTGCAGCATGACGACGCCGCCGCGCCGAGCCTCCCGGGCGGGCTCATGCCAGGCGGAGAACGGCGCGCCGCCGCGCGTGGCCAGGGCGATCTTTTCTCCCATCACGAGGCCTCGTGCTGGGCGAAGAACTCGACCGTGCGTTGGCGGGCCAGTTCGGCGTCGGCCAGATCGGAGTCGGGCCGGCCGTCGTTGTTGAAGCCGTGGCCGCTGGCCTCGTAGACGTGGACCGGAACCTCGGGGTGCGCCGTCCAGATGGCGGCCTTGACCTCCTCGGCGGGGATGTGGGGGTCCGTGGCGCCCAGGTGGACGATCACGGGCGCGCGGAGGTCGAACTTGGCCATGCCCGCGACGCCGCCGCCATAGTAGCTGGCGGCAGCCGCGAGGCCTTCGCAGCGCGCCGCCGCCAGCCAAGCCATGGTCCCGCCGTAGCAGTAGCCGACCAGGAACACCGGGCCGCGGTCCTTCAGAAAGTCGATGCAGGCCTGGATGTCGCCCATGGCGTTGTCGGGGCCGTTGGCCAGCGCCAGCTCCTTGCCGCGCGCGAAGCCGGCTTCGTCATGCAGGGCCGTGAAGCCTTTTTCGCCCCGGTCGAACATCGACGGCGCCAGCACCTCGAAGCCACGCGCTGACCAGCGGGCGACGTCCTCGCGGACGTACTGGTCGAGGCCGAAGATCTCCTGGATCACGATCACCCCGCCCCTCCCACCTTCTTGGGGGCGCGGGCCTTCCGGCTGGGCGTGCAGGGCGGTGAAGCCGAAGCCGTCGTGGGCGGCGGTCAGGGTGATGATCTCGGCCATACGCCTACTCCCGAATGAGAAACGGCCGGGGCGTCTCCGCTCCGGCCGCTGACATCTTGAACGCCTAGACGTTGAAGCGGAAGTGCATCACGTCGCCGTCCTTGACGACGTACTCCTTGCCCTCGGCCCGCATCTTGCCGGCCTCCTTGGCCCCGGCTTCGCCGCCCAGCTTGATGAAGTCGTCGAAGGCGATGGTCTCGGCGCGGATGTAGCCCTTCTCGAAGTCGGTGTGGATGACGCCGGCCGCCTGCGGGCCGGTGTCGCCGACGTGGATGGTCCAGGCGCGCGCTTCCTTGGGACCGACGGTGAAGTAGGTCTGCAGGCCCAGCAGCGTGTAGGCCTCGCGGATCAGGCGGTTCAGGCCCGGCTCGGAGAGGCCCAGGGTCTCGAGGAACTCGGTGCGCTCCTCGGCGTCCAGCAGAGCGATCTCGCTCTCGATCTGGGCCGAGATGACGACGGCCTTGGCGTTGTCGCGGGCGGCGCGCTCGGCGACCAGGTCGCTGTACTTGTTGCCCTTGTCGGCGCTGCCTTCCTCGACGTTGCAGACATAGAGGGCCGGCAGCGAGGTCAGCAGCTGCAGCATGTGCCAGGCCTTCTCGTCCTCCTTGTCCACGGTCGCGGCGCGGGCCGGACGGCCCTCGCGCAGCTGGGCCAGGGCCAGGTTGATCAGGCGCAGGGTGTTGGCGGCTTCCTTGTCGCCGCCCGACTTGGCCTTCTTCTCGATGGCCGGCAGGCGCTTTTCCAGGCTTTCCAGGTCGGCCAGCAT encodes:
- the ychF gene encoding redox-regulated ATPase YchF — its product is MALKVAIVGLPNVGKSTLFNALTQTAAAQAANYPFCTIEPNTGDVAVPEPRLEALAKIAGSKEIIPARITFVDIAGLVRGASKGEGLGNQFLANIRDCDAIAFVARCFEDDDITHVEGRIDPLSDLEIIEMELMLADLESLEKRLPAIEKKAKSGGDKEAANTLRLINLALAQLREGRPARAATVDKEDEKAWHMLQLLTSLPALYVCNVEEGSADKGNKYSDLVAERAARDNAKAVVISAQIESEIALLDAEERTEFLETLGLSEPGLNRLIREAYTLLGLQTYFTVGPKEARAWTIHVGDTGPQAAGVIHTDFEKGYIRAETIAFDDFIKLGGEAGAKEAGKMRAEGKEYVVKDGDVMHFRFNV
- a CDS encoding dienelactone hydrolase family protein, whose product is MAEIITLTAAHDGFGFTALHAQPEGPRPQEGGRGGVIVIQEIFGLDQYVREDVARWSARGFEVLAPSMFDRGEKGFTALHDEAGFARGKELALANGPDNAMGDIQACIDFLKDRGPVFLVGYCYGGTMAWLAAARCEGLAAAASYYGGGVAGMAKFDLRAPVIVHLGATDPHIPAEEVKAAIWTAHPEVPVHVYEASGHGFNNDGRPDSDLADAELARQRTVEFFAQHEAS
- a CDS encoding dienelactone hydrolase family protein, which gives rise to MGEKIALATRGGAPFSAWHEPAREARRGGVVMLHAIWGVTPHIRELSGRLAEQGYEVIAPSLIDAADADFPDHDTKPEILDARMEMGRLTGWGVSTLPRVQTAIEAMEGPVFAMGFCYGGTTAWLAACRCEGLSAVSAFYGGDIAAYKDETPKTPTILHFGKTDPMIPLADIEAIREIHPDLPIYLYEAGHAFVAPSGHHADSAHLALLRTFQLFQRSGGGKGEA